The following is a genomic window from Ptiloglossa arizonensis isolate GNS036 chromosome 11, iyPtiAriz1_principal, whole genome shotgun sequence.
CGTCTGTAAAAAGGTCTCGTCGTTTTTATTATTCACCATTTGCAGTGTCTGTAATAGGAATAAGTTATGGTATCGATTTACGATACATTGTAACGTCTGCTCTATTTGAGACAGGGCGtgatttttttattctatttcatGGGATGGCAACTTGGGAGAATTTCAACGTAATTGGGTTAAAGCACGACGATGAATCGAGAATTTGACTCTCGAGgggaaacattttttctttattgtctacttttaaatgcgaGAATGGTAAGAATCGATTAAACGTAACGAGTGTGTTTATCCATGGAGTTTAAAAACGAAGAATCTATAGTCAACGCCTCGGCTCTGTGTCTTCGGAGTATGTGTGCACAAAGCAGGTAAACAGAAAGcaaggaaacgaaaaaggaacgaaggacgatcgatcggtcgatagGGGAACATGCTTGTTTCCGTTCAGAGTTTCGTTACTCAAATGTCCATCGTTAATGTTAAGATCACAGCTGATaagaacgaacaaagtaactggATAGAAACACGGAAAAGAGTTTCTAAATCTAATTTTCAACATCTCCTATTACGATCGTTTTTATTATAGAAACAACGAATAGCGAGATCTTATCCTTCATTTTATGGTTATCCTTCCACACAATTCCCTCTCGCGGCGAGAATTTTGACGAAATGTTAGATTCTAGTCGGAGTATCTTTCAAATGTAGTGTCTGCGACCATGACGGTGTTTCCCTTAGATTTTTCAATTGCTTCGGCGGTTTTTCTCTCACGGATTAACAAATATTTACGCGttactgtattttatttatacatactTGTATCGATGCAGAGCAATGCCTGAAAacaaacgaatgaaaaaatgttttctaCGCAGTAGAACATCCACGTTGAAAAGTATGAGATCCTTTATGAAGTTGGGTAAACAACGACCGTCGAGAGCTCGGTCCTGCGACAACGGCTCGGATACCAGGGACTTgctcgaaagaagaaattcgagttgcGCAACATCTAACGAACCTTCGAGGACTAACTCGACGACTTCTTTGGAAACAAACGCATCCGATTACGATAGCCAAGCCAGCGTGAACGCCACGGAATCCAGGGATGCGATTGTCAAGCCAACGAGGAAACCGAAACCAAAGGTTCGATCGATCTTAATAATCGTGGGTGAAATAGAACATGGATCGAAGACGGGCGAAACTAGTGGGGGAAAAAGTCAATAAAATTTGTCCACGATTTTGCTctcatttttcgtttttccttgcaaactcgataaaaaaaatttcgttcACCTCGTTAAGAATACTTCTCGAGTACTCGGCCcgataaatttcgatcgatgcagtttaaaataaattactgGATAAACCGATGCCTTCCGTTTAAGTTCGCGGAGTACACGTGGAAAAACAATTGCCCGAAATATAActttacgtatatcgtagaacgaaactttcgcgaaaaattttaaaatgaaatttattcggtTCACGATGGAGTGGTAAttgaaaaaacaaatttaaaaaaatgtagaaaacgtGGTGCAGTttgtatttctattttcattaGCTGGAAGCGTGGAATGGACGTTAACAAACGTTGGCGAGCTTTTCGACGTTTTTGTTGATATTCACCGAGATCGCGTGGAAGAGTCGTTAACGTATTCCATGGGGATGTCGTTGAGTGGTGAAATTacaaatggaagaaacggagaacctccGAGAGAGAAATAAGTAAATTGCGCGACGAATTGCGCCATGAACTCGGCATGAGAATTAGCTCGTTCGTCTTCGACTCGAAGGGAATCGACTCCACCCGATACCGATTTTACAACAcagaatttaaattatattcgcAACAAAATTACGAtcatttcttttataattgaCATATTTAATCGAAATTGTGCTATAATTGGTTCACAACAAACGATTACCAGTAACACCTCTAAGACTGCTCTATGAGCTTTCTCGATCTGTTCAATTGCCAAATCCGGAACGAAACGTGGTAATACAATATTGTTCTTTGTTCCAAGACAAagacacgaaacaaatatttttttttattatatcggAGACCTACATTAGGTAAGTGTTCCGGGTGTTCTTTGAATCTCCGAGAGATCCTGGATACCGGTGATCGTATTTTTAGCGAAATTGATCATAGTTAGTTCGAAAGTAAAGATATCGAATTCGAAAGTgagaatttatatttacagACTACGGACACGGGACAAACCGCCTTAAAGGCGCAGGATTATCAAGTTTGTATCACCATCATCGAAGCGAGACAATTGGCGGGTTTGAACATGGATCCGGTCGTTTGCGTGCAAGTCGGTGATCAACGGAAATACACCAGTGTCAAGGAATCCACAAATTGTCCATACTACAACGAAGTGAGCGTTTATTTCGAATAACTTTATCGATAGATTATCAAATTACAGGTAAAACCGGATCGACAAGATTGTTTACTTAAAGAGATCCTGCGTACGAAGAATGTTTGACGTTTAATTATCATCGAAACGTAATTGGATCGATTTCGCGAATTTTCTTCGACATTGACGAATGTAGCTTCTcgatttcgattctccgttcccgtTTATTTACCGTGCACGATATACTTCGACCAATCGTTAAAACACGAACAGACGTACAGTACTTGTTATCGTTTTTTATCGTACCAGTTTCTTGTTTTATCGACCGTTTATACGTACTTTACGCGGAACATACTACAGGATACGATTCTTTCCCCTTTACTATACACTTGTTCCATTGctacgaacgaaataattagTGCACGAATTATTTTCAGCGAAATAATTCCCGTATTGTTTTTTGTTCCAGTACTTTGTTTTTGACTTTCACATGCCGCCCGTAATGCTTTTCGACAAAATAATCATGCTCTCGGTAAGTCGATtccaaaatttcattaatttcccAATGCTGCTCATTATAGAAGTTAGGAAGCCGATCGCTTCGTTAAGCATTTAGCAGATTTAGTCGATATTCTTTAATAAATATCGTAACGCGCCTCCAGTAAATTGCTAACCGCGCTTGACTCAATTGCAATGTTTTCGGTAGTCAAAAAATGGCTCGTAAATTTAATACAAGTCGGTCGTTGTATTTAGCGTCTCGATTAGAGTCGGGACAGGGTATTTTTACAATGCTATGGATATAAATTCACGTATCTGTGAATTTATTCTCAAATTATGGGAGAAACCGAACGGAAGACACAAATTCGAGCGATTCGCTAAAAATCTCGTAGCCAGTGGTTGTCGGTTACTCCGTAAATTTTATCGGAGAAGTTACGAAGCTTTGGTTTTACTTCGAAGCGATAAAAAGCAAGTCTTAACCGGTAAATTGGAATTGCTCGTCGAGTAACAAAGTACACGCAACCGCCCTTTTTAATAGAGAAGTTATTCCGGATTTCCCGAgtgtaaattttcaaacaaacgTAGCAACGGTGCACTCGATTCTGTAAacactcgatcgaaatttcatcttcttcgcaaatgtttttcgacTCGCTCAGATTTATTGAATTTATCGTCTCGTAAGAGTCAATTACCGACAACATTGTACTCGAGTATACAAGTACTTCCATTTGTCATTAAGACAacaaggaaaataatttctacggCGCATGATCGCGAACAAAAATTATCGATCTTCAAACGGTAAAACGTAACGTTCTGCCtcaattttttgcaaaatttttttcactgccgttcgcgcgatatcgaaAAACATTTTTGTTTGCATCTGTTTACGTGGAAATCCTTTTTACCGCGTTGTTATCGAAGCGATGGTTCTTTAGAGcgagtttaaaaattaattaacgacagattgttcgtttcatcgttacgTGACGTTAATTTTAAGACGTGTAAAATTTTTACGCGCGAGATAAACGGGCAGGTGGTAATAATAAGAAAATTTCAAGGAAAATACGATATTTctaaagaagaatatttttcgagatttcTTTAGCGGTATTCGCAAAGTAGCACCTCGCCAAGAGGCGGTCTTGGCGTGTTCGGTGTTAATAGGAAAAAACAGGTGAATACAGGTTATTCGAAATGAATACCTTTTACTGGTACGCAGGTGCAGCAATCGCGGAACCTCTTACGCGCTAATCTAACGCTGGGCAGCTTTAAGTTAGACATCGCGACCGTATGGGCACAACCAGGTACAATATTTCCATCGTCCGAAAAGAACGTTAAAATCTAGTTTTCGATCATCAACAACTGTCTCTTATTTTCTGTCTCGTCCGTGGCGAGAAACAAGCAACGCGAACGAATATTTGGAAATATCACGGTACACGTTGTTCCGTTTTTatcgaagataaaaatatttgtatatgttGGTATTCGAAGGTAATGGTTCGAATTTCACGATGCAACAATACGACGTAATACAAACGTTACCGGCATTTATCATCGTCCATGCTTTTTTCGCGTAGCAGCAACTTTTTTCGTCTTCGCTTGCAACGGAATCGATCGATCCGATCGTTGTACAAAATTGTGCATCTATTGAGAAGCTACTTGTACACCTTCGATTAAACGAAACCGTTGAACTTATTTCTGTGAGAAAATCGATCGAggaaaaattggaaactcgcaaAGCTGCTAAAGTAGCCAGGTGAAAACTTACAGAGAGGAAATTAATCGATAAAATACGTAAAAACTTGCTACGAAGGAACGTAACGAACTACTTGTACTTTCACGTTTTGCTTCTCATTCGTATCTCGTACCGTTTCAACGCATGCATTTTACAACCTTCTTTTATGTACGCATATCGCTTAGTGTACCCGGGTCATGCCGCTTCTGTCGCACGGAACGATATTTCTTACAGTTAAATATAGTAATAGCAATTACGCATTGGCCGAGCAAAAAGCAGATACTCTTTAATCCCCTTTTCTACAGAATTTGTTCCGAGAAAGTTAcgttacatttttaatattaaaagatACAAGGAGCGTAGACGGACTATGTTGGATATCGTCAACGCTTTCTTTCCAATTGTAGCCGTATAAATACATAGCTgcgtattcgaaaccaatgaaaTACTAAATATACCGTTCTACGTTTGATCGACTAATTACATCGTTGACGCAATATCGATCGCAACGTGTTCTCTGTCGCTTCGACGATTCGTTTCGGTTTTCGACGCGAGTTATTCGTTGAAATTGTCGAACGATACGGAGATGCATCGGAAGCGGATGACTGCCGAGAGTTGTATATTTTCTTACACGTTCATGTATCATACCATCGAACGGTGTTTCACGATCGTTCGTAAAACGCTCCTTCGCTTcgactttctcgtttctttgtgttATTTATCACGAGGCGTTGCCCACGTAACACGTCGTTCGGTCTATAGATCACCAGTTTTACCACAAATGGGCGCTGTTGACGGACCCGGACGACGTCGCCGGAGGTCCAAAGGGCTATTTAAAGTGCGACATAAGCGTGATCGGGAAAGGCGACACCGTGAAAATACCTCCGAAGAGCGAAAAAGACGAGGACGACATCGAGGGGAATCTGTTGCTTCCGGATGGCGTGCCTATCGAGAGACAAAGGGCGAAGTTTATCGTAAAAGTGTACAGAGCCGATGGTCTACCGAAGATGAACAGCAGCATCATGGCGAACGTGAAGAAGGCCTTCACCGGCGAAGTCAAGGATCTCGTCGATCCTTACGTTCAAGTGTCCTTCGCTGGATTGACCGTAAGATCGatcaaatttctcgaaaatatcgACAACATTTCGGGTCATTTGCAGTCCgtaaagtattgggttgttctacGAGTCTTTCGGTCTTTCCGACGTTCCAGAATCGACTTTCTTTACATTTCGTCCAAACAGGCTTCCACCAGGTATAATTTATAGAATACTTCGATCCGGACTCTCTCGAGACCAGTATCCGATCTCGCGcaaagttttatcgttttttatcccgcattttaaaattcaatgtttatttatttgtctTTACTCCAGTTCGATAAACATCGCGGATGCGTCGTtattttgcttgttcgtttagTCGTTAGACGATGGTGAATTCTTAAATCTAATCGTGTCTCGTTCGCGATACGAAACGTATTAAGCACCGTGTCTACGGATATGAAAATTGCAGCTCTGCTACGTTTTACGACACATAATGTTGCATCAACGCGAGTGGTACTGGTACATTGAAACTTGTAGACGTCGAATACGGTTTTCTAAATTTCGATCAGGAAGTttcgatttgaaaaatgttcCAAGGTGTAAAACTTGCCACGCTGTACATTCTTGTAAGTATTTTATACCACATCGCTGTCGCGTTATTGCGAACGACTAATAGTGGATTTCATACGCGAATCGAACTCGTAAACGACACTGGGTAGAACTTGTACCTGTTCCTGTTCCAAGAGTTGGACCCGCTCGATTCAAAACGGTAACATGGTCGTGCACGCGACGGGATGCGAGAGGTGTTGTTTATTTTGAATTATTAAACGAAGACGAGACCCTCGCTGAAAGTTTACACCGAGCTATCCTTGTCCAACGTCCAGCTTGAGCAAAACGCGAGAGTCGAGggcgtgtttaaaaaaaaaaaactttcgaaaaaattaacaatcGTAGAGATAAACTTTTACCTCGTTCTTCTTGCTCTTTGGACGTATATAGATCCAAATGATTATCGCTTATTTAGATGCTTACAGCAGGTTTCGGGTGGTCGACTGTATTTAAATAAAGGATACTTTCGAAAAAAGATTCAAGAATACATTAATTTGCAATTTAATCGAAAGCCGAGAAACCGTTTTAAAATATCTTTACGCGTATCTTTGTCCGTTTTGAAACGCACGAAAGACGAAAGGATTTACGGGAGaacctaatattttcgcaaaattaTTAACCGTAGATTTTAATATTCGTATTCGCTACCATTTTCGAACgtgtaaaagaaagaaaactgtTATTCGTCTCTCACGCAATTCAGGGTAAGACGAGCGTTAAGAGGCACAGTTACGCGCCGGTTTGGAACGAACAGATCGTTTTCACGGAAATGTTTCCACCCCTCTGTCAAAGGATTAAAATTCAGCTATGCGACAACGACCCGGTTCACGCCACCGTGATCGGTACGCATTTCGTCGATCTGAAACAAATCAGCAACGACGGCGAAAGGGGGTTTCTGCCCACGTTCGGCCCTGCGTTTATTCACTTCTACGGAAGCATAAGGGATTACAGCCTCATAGACGAACACTCGACGTTGAACACGGGACTGGGAGAAGGAATCTCCTACAGAGCAAGGTCTCTATTTCTTCCAACGTTGTCTCGTACACTCGGTACTTTCAAATCTCTCGAATCGAtacgtttttctttaaaaaaaaaaaaatagcttcTTCGCTAAATTAGCAGCCCACGCGAATTTCGGTAAATAAAGCAAAACGTTCGTTGTGCGTCATTGTATGACGAAATTCAGTCGCTTCGTTCGACACTCCGATGTAACGTTCGATGGCGCAACTACGCtgttttaattgtaaattaattcaACGGAGTCGCAATAATCGATGGAGTCGAGATACGTACGTATATGGGTACGTTGCTATGTATCTGGATgaaagtttcgagaaacgaataaaagatccgttactcgttcgataaaaattaatatctaaaATCTAGTCTATTTTAGAATTATCTCTGGTCCTCGTCGTTGCGAGAACCAAGCTTGAATTTTGTTACAGTACGCGAAagatcgaaacgcgaacgacgaacgaacgtatTTCGGATCGTGACGCGAACGTGATCGATGAAGGTTTCGAGcgtatcgttaatttttaacaaagacGAAACGATTATACGAGTATTGTATCGTGAAACGATACGCTAAACAATTCAGACGTTCACGGGTAGGTCAGAGCGTTTCCAAGTTGAATATTTAAACTGGaagcttttcgaaaatttcaaaacgCGACTAGGTCACGTTTTTCGGGAAACAACGTAGAATATCGATCTCTGGGAAAATCGATAAGGGCGTTCGAGTGGCGTGCTTGTAAGCGCAGACCGTGAACGCGTTAAAGTTTAATCTCGACGTCGTAGCGCGTAATTACGATGCGATGTAACGATTCGCGAAATTGTCGAGCAGACGAACCGAGCGAAACGTTGCTTAACGATTTCTCGCGTTCTAGATTATTGATAGCAATTAGGACGGAAATAAGCGATAACGTCGAGATGGCTCCGTCGGAGGTCGAAGTCGAACCCACTGTCCTCGTTAACGAATCCGCTTACGCGAGGAACGAAGAGTTTTTCCTTTTCGCAACGATAATGGACGCCACGATGATCGACAAGAAGCTCGGGGACAAACCCAtgtatttcgaaatatcgatagGAAACGCAGGCAACGCTTTGGACGGCCATAACGAGAGCTCAAAGGTAAGCTCCGTGCATCGAcctattaatttttcgatatcgCGCTACTCTGCGCCTCGAAGAGGTTGAATTACAcgttatcgataaaaaaaagaaaaggatgcTTTAACGAAGCGAAATCGAAGCTAAAGAGCTTGCTGAAAATTCAACGTTCCCGCGTATTTGGTCGCGTTTTACCTCGTTGCGTGTAAAACAATTCTGTTGTTTAACAATTCTGGATCGTTGACAAATTTGTGATAACTTTTGTAACGGATTCGGTGAAATATCACGTGCGCGTACGAAGTATTATTTTTGGGTAATTCAGTGGAATGGAAGATTTGAACAGCGATTGAAAGCTCGTTCGTTTGGATTGCTCGTTATTAGATGTGCGAGGTAGGGCCGAAGAGCGGGACAAGTGGAGAGCAAGAGGAGTTGCTAGAAGTGTTGAGCGGATCCTGGCAGAGTACTACTCCAGCCAGCAAACCGATGACGCACGAcaagatttattattttttgccTTATTGGGACGACAAGCCGTGCCTTCACGTTCGAAGCATTTGGCCGGATTACAGGCGTAGGATGTACAACAGTAATATAATTAGTAAAATCGCCGATAAGCTGGTAAGTCGAAAACAATGGGAGAAGGGGATCGATATCGAGGCAATGTTCGCTCGAGCGCAACTTAACATCGTATTGTTTTCGACTTTGGTTTAGGAAGAAGGATTGTCGGAGACACAAATACACTCGGAGGATTCTTCGAGCGAGAAAACTTTAAAATCGACGCTCGAGGAATTGAGCAGCAATTGCAATCGATACGTTAGCATCAGCAAGTCGAGTCTGACCGGGCCAGGGGTTGGGAAAACAAAGCTCGacaaggagagaacgaaactctGTCAAAGAGAATTGGAAAATGTAGGAATCATGGCCAGAAACCTCAAAGCGGTGGTCACCAAAAGCAGCTTCAAGGAAAGACTGAGGACCGCCCAGGGTTACTTGCAAAAGTTGAAGCTTCTCGTCGAAGATGTGAGTATCACGATCCACGtgtttcgcgaacaaagaatatagaACGGTGGCAAGTATCTTTTTCCCTAATTTCAGCCTCAAGATTCTTTACCGGATGTTTTCATTTGGGTGATAAGCGCTGGACGACGCGTGGCTTATCAAAGGATACCGGGAAgagatttaatttattcgatcgttgaCGAAGAATGTGGCAAATACTGTGGGAAAGTGCAAACAATGTTTCTCAAAGTATGTTCTGCGTAAAATCAACCGATTTACCGGTCGGGCATCGGTGTCCGTTTGTTTGATCAACGTTTATCGAGAAATcgtgaacaaaaattgaaatttctacaAACGATTGTTCAAATAACGTAGCTCCGTTGCGTACAGAGTATACGCTTTGTCTTGGATCAATGAAATATCGCGTAGTAAAATAATCGTAAGGTAGTTTTGCATTCAACGCAATGAATCGATAGCTTCCAGGAAAGAAAAAGTTCGGACCTTCCGGCTGGGCGATACAAACCAAGTTGCAAATTTACATGTGGCTGGGGATCTTGAAGCACAAGAAATACTTTATCCAAGGCTTACCGAAGGGATACGAACTCAGCCACGAATTGAAGAACATCGAGAGGCCGCGCGCTTTACCACCAACCATTATACATTACGTTAACAAACACGTGCGTAACCGATGTTCAAAGATATTTGCAATTGTAGCCAGGTCGGTGCACACGATACGGTATACCTTAAATTCTTCCgtagtataatattttatagtatGTACGAGGGGTAATACGATTTCGTTGGTAGACACTCGGTAATAGATTTGCGTTACGTTCGCGCGATAAGAAAGGAAAGTTACTTCGCTAGAAAACTTCGATGTATACCTCGCTTAACGAAACTTTGCAATAATTATTGagcagaaattccagctgagaGCGCACATGTATCAAGCCCGATCTTTGATCGGCAGCGATGCGTCCGGTCTTTcggatccattcgcgagagtaATCTGCGGCGAATTTTGCAAATCCACTCAAGTGATCGACGAAACTTTGAGTCCCACGTGGGACGAACTGCTCCTCTTCGACGACATCTTGATCTACGGCACCGACGAAGAAATCAAGAAGGATCCACCGTCGAtcgtcatcgaaattttcgatcaaGATAAAGTGGTACGTGAGGGTTACgagttttcttttaaaaatttcacgtcctttttcgttttcgtttttatCGCGATACAATTGTCCATTAAACGCAAAGAAAAACCCCGACGGAGACGCTGCTATCGAGTTTCttacgtttctctgattctctttTTACAGAGTCATTTTGTAACTACGGACATAAAACTGCATGAGGGCTCTGCTTTAACAGTTTGTATACAACATACGACATTGATATAGATATCAAATAACACGATTTACCACACGTCACAACACTCGACCCCTGTAGATATATATACGCACAACAAAACACGCACTTCACTCTCCGCTTATAAAGAATTCGCCGTTAATCGAGCGCAGTTTAAgaatatttcttaaacgtttcgagcctgGTTCGAGTTCCTCTTCGCTACAGAAGTACCgatctataaaatataatataatactacCGAGAACGCGTAAAAACGTAAAATCGCACGACCAaccgtttaataaatattcttaagCCGTGCTCGTTTCGACTACAATCGTATCGATAGATCGTAACGTGTACACTAATATTAGCTAATGTCTACATCACGTCTGCGATATTAGAGAAATCGTTTGAACGTAAATCGGcgagcaataataataataataagaagaagaagaagaataataataataacaattttcgaagaaataaaactcTCGATGTTGGTTGAAAGAAATGTTTCCCCTGTTGCGTATACAATTCGGCTTGCTCGTAAAAATAGGGACTATGGTTCCGTGGAGATCGGTTGAGATCGCGTGACGTTCCAGGGCAAGTCGGAGTATATAGGGCGAGCGGTCGCGAGACCTCACGTGAAACTCGCCTCGGAATCTTACACTCCGCCCGAATTTCCTCCCTCTTTGGAATGGTACGACGTGACCAGAGGCGCCGCGagagcgggcgagcttcttgcCGTTTTCGAATTACTCGAGTATCCTTCGACGAGAGATTACGGCTTTCCGACGCTGCCAGACCCAAAGGAGAGAGCGGCACAGGCTCACGCTGTCGCTCAGGATCAAGGACCTATTCTTCCGGTTCCCGTGGGCATTCGACCGACTCTCTCCAAATATCGGTGAGACACTCGATATTCTCGAGAACGTTCCCCGAATCCGTCCATAAGATAATACCATTTTCTGTTCGTCTCGTCcgagtttatttatttacgaataaataaaaccgATTGCGTAATCCCGGACGCGTTTCGTTTTCTATCGCAGAATCGAAGTCCTGTTCTGGGGTTTGAGAGATTTAAAAAGGATACATCTGTTGACCGTGGACAAGCCACGGGTGGACGTCGAGTGCGCTGGCCACATCCTTTACTCTTCGGTAATCGCAAATGCGAAGAAGAATCCGAATTTCAATACGCCGATCAAGTTTTTGGAACTGGAGCTACCGGAACAGGAACTTTATCGACCACCCTTGACGATCAGAGCAGTCGATTGCAGAAGCTTCGGTCGATACACCCTCGTTGGCACGCACACGATCAATTCGATTCACAAGTACATGTACTGTCCGCAAACCAAGAGAGCAAAGGACGCCGAGGACCGGAAAAAGAATCTGTATCAGCTGCAACAATACGCGGGTAGGTCGATCTGTGAAAACatttgaaacgaatcgaaactcgGGAAGCTTATAAAATTCTCCTCGACGTAGGTTTCGATGCATCCAAGACGAAATATCAGCAGACATCTTTACCAGAGTCTTTGGCCGATCTCGAGTTCAATTGCGGAGATACGATCGTTAGCTTGGGTTTGGAGCCAGGTTGGACGACCAAGAAGGACAAAACGGAACAGAACATACGGAAGAAGCAAAGCTTGGTTTGCGATGGAAGCACAGGTGAGACCATtattttaacgaacgaaataggaaaggAAACGGGTAACTCcgtctcgactcgactcgactcgactctctCAGGGGACTTCGGTGCCTTCGAGGACGAGGACGGCTGTCAGGATTGGTGGACAAAGTATTTCGCCTCGGTCGAAGCGAccatagaagagaacaaagaactCCGTAAAGAGAAATCGATATTTCAAGCACAGTCGAACGGTACGGTCCCGATGTACTTGGACGAAACTTACAATCAAAATCAGGGAAACGTCTCGGGGGAGAAGAGTCCCGGCGTGACGGCTAAGAAACTCTTTGGTCTAAAATCGACCGCGAACGCGGCAAAATTCGTCTCGAAGCTCAGCCCCAGGCAAACTTATCAAAAATTTCCG
Proteins encoded in this region:
- the LOC143152916 gene encoding otoferlin isoform X6 codes for the protein MALVVIVKNFQGLKYKGEKVVKVDFRGVAHYSKCLEENPDHIAVNEVFTWNLGGPVDEAEILQLAVVSRGVLRNEKVVAKYGLVLQAVVREGRIVVTDSLVDLNNKPLPTVVCFEIRYNPPDGSCSSYAATEIMEDEQQMLIDIKQNIANLERSLEEANTSSVGGKRRGSWQSSEKTSKRGILQRGSSMLTYEKSPDRKSRTSTLKSMRSFMKLGKQRPSRARSCDNGSDTRDLLERRNSSCATSNEPSRTNSTTSLETNASDYDSQASVNATESRDAIVKPTRKPKPKTTDTGQTALKAQDYQVCITIIEARQLAGLNMDPVVCVQVGDQRKYTSVKESTNCPYYNEYFVFDFHMPPVMLFDKIIMLSVQQSRNLLRANLTLGSFKLDIATVWAQPDHQFYHKWALLTDPDDVAGGPKGYLKCDISVIGKGDTVKIPPKSEKDEDDIEGNLLLPDGVPIERQRAKFIVKVYRADGLPKMNSSIMANVKKAFTGEVKDLVDPYVQVSFAGLTGKTSVKRHSYAPVWNEQIVFTEMFPPLCQRIKIQLCDNDPVHATVIGTHFVDLKQISNDGERGFLPTFGPAFIHFYGSIRDYSLIDEHSTLNTGLGEGISYRARLLIAIRTEISDNVEMAPSEVEVEPTVLVNESAYARNEEFFLFATIMDATMIDKKLGDKPMYFEISIGNAGNALDGHNESSKMCEVGPKSGTSGEQEELLEVLSGSWQSTTPASKPMTHDKIYYFLPYWDDKPCLHVRSIWPDYRRRMYNSNIISKIADKLEEGLSETQIHSEDSSSEKTLKSTLEELSSNCNRYVSISKSSLTGPGVGKTKLDKERTKLCQRELENVGIMARNLKAVVTKSSFKERLRTAQGYLQKLKLLVEDPQDSLPDVFIWVISAGRRVAYQRIPGRDLIYSIVDEECGKYCGKVQTMFLKLPGKKKFGPSGWAIQTKLQIYMWLGILKHKKYFIQGLPKGYELSHELKNIERPRALPPTIIHYVNKHKFQLRAHMYQARSLIGSDASGLSDPFARVICGEFCKSTQVIDETLSPTWDELLLFDDILIYGTDEEIKKDPPSIVIEIFDQDKVGKSEYIGRAVARPHVKLASESYTPPEFPPSLEWYDVTRGAARAGELLAVFELLEYPSTRDYGFPTLPDPKERAAQAHAVAQDQGPILPVPVGIRPTLSKYRIEVLFWGLRDLKRIHLLTVDKPRVDVECAGHILYSSVIANAKKNPNFNTPIKFLELELPEQELYRPPLTIRAVDCRSFGRYTLVGTHTINSIHKYMYCPQTKRAKDAEDRKKNLYQLQQYAGFDASKTKYQQTSLPESLADLEFNCGDTIVSLGLEPGWTTKKDKTEQNIRKKQSLVCDGSTGDFGAFEDEDGCQDWWTKYFASVEATIEENKELRKEKSIFQAQSNGTVPMYLDETYNQNQGNVSGEKSPGVTAKKLFGLKSTANAAKFVSKLSPRQTYQKFPKTALLKIYPNELEAQPEFEQFKEWLHTFELYRGKKTGDEPEDESRIVGSFKGALKVYKWPLPKDLIDHTIMGFDPQYGFFQGVPSNEPIHVLVRVYIVKANDLHPCDLNGKADPYVVLHLGGKRISDKENYVSKQLNPVFGKCFEIEATFPQDSLLTIQVLDWDLVGADDMIGETKIDLENRFYSRHRATCGLANRYDESGYNKWRDSMKPTQILSKLCKEGKIDGPVYSHGRVTIGRKTFSLSNEEMEYYVHSKGIEEHLALAVLHQWHAFPRIGCTLVPEHVEARPLYNPEKPGIEQGKLELWVDMFPMDMPSPGPSIDISPRKPKCYELRIIIWNTDDVVLEDDAFFTGEKMSDIYVKGWLKGPEDCQSTDIHYRSLTGEGNFNWRFIFPFDYLVAEEKIVINRKESLFSWDETECKIPARLELQVWDADHFSADDFLGAITLDLNRFPRGAKNSKLCTLSMLKTDGSVPMVNIFKQKRIKGWWPFYVKKENEDVELTGKVEAEIHLLTKEEAEKNPAGFGRNEPDLLDKPNRPDASFMWFLNPLKSIKYIVWHNYKWAILKAFVTIGIIILVLLFFYAIPGYSVKKLLGA